A single window of Shinella zoogloeoides DNA harbors:
- a CDS encoding replication protein RepA yields MTEQTKPAPSLIRDADLKQELVRHQRRNLAPRMYELEVQLLIEEQAKRDDAKAIRSAELEAMSRGARRRAKSKDALEVGGQREDLRHIHSVLALCGLPYSRQPIEEREYRSKQGNMRLIVNAGELLSPEGEFVKQPLPYGSRARLLLLHLCSEAIRQQSPTINIDDSLTAFIKKMGFDANGGPRGNLTAFKQQVNALAACKMTIGTFDERGGRAKTVNTAPFASLDVWFPTNPDQQMLWPSTITFSREFYDTLAKHALPVNVHAIRAFSDSPRKIDIYYWLSHRSYSLTEPIAISWASLKEQFGEGHFVTSGKTGGYTRDRDFRAKFKEELAHICEVFPKLPVSVTETGIRLKPADSDVLSIPAKRSTKKA; encoded by the coding sequence ATGACCGAACAGACCAAGCCAGCCCCTTCGCTTATCCGTGACGCCGACCTGAAACAGGAGCTAGTGCGCCACCAGCGGCGCAACTTGGCACCCAGAATGTACGAGCTTGAGGTTCAGCTCCTTATCGAGGAGCAAGCCAAACGCGACGATGCCAAGGCCATACGTTCGGCCGAGCTGGAGGCCATGTCACGCGGGGCGCGCCGTCGCGCGAAAAGCAAGGACGCCCTTGAAGTCGGCGGCCAGCGCGAAGACCTCCGACATATTCACAGCGTTTTGGCGCTCTGTGGCCTGCCTTACAGCCGCCAACCCATCGAGGAGCGCGAATATCGCAGCAAGCAGGGTAACATGCGCCTTATCGTCAATGCGGGCGAGCTGTTGTCACCCGAAGGCGAGTTCGTCAAACAGCCCTTGCCCTACGGCTCGCGGGCGCGCCTGTTGTTGCTCCACCTGTGCAGCGAAGCTATCCGCCAGCAATCCCCGACCATCAATATTGACGACAGCCTGACCGCTTTCATCAAGAAGATGGGCTTTGATGCCAACGGAGGCCCACGCGGCAACCTGACCGCGTTCAAGCAGCAGGTGAACGCGCTCGCCGCCTGCAAAATGACTATCGGCACCTTTGACGAGAGGGGCGGGCGCGCGAAGACCGTCAACACCGCACCATTCGCCTCGCTTGATGTCTGGTTCCCCACCAATCCCGACCAGCAAATGCTGTGGCCTAGCACAATCACGTTCAGCCGCGAGTTTTACGATACCCTTGCCAAACATGCCTTGCCGGTCAACGTCCATGCCATTCGGGCATTCTCGGATTCCCCCCGCAAAATCGACATTTACTATTGGCTTAGCCACCGCAGCTACAGCCTGACCGAACCGATTGCGATTAGCTGGGCATCCCTCAAGGAGCAGTTCGGCGAAGGGCATTTCGTGACCTCGGGGAAGACGGGGGGCTACACCCGTGACCGCGATTTCCGCGCCAAGTTCAAAGAGGAGCTGGCCCATATTTGCGAGGTGTTTCCCAAGCTCCCCGTCAGCGTGACGGAAACCGGAATCCGGCTGAAACCAGCCGATTCGGACGTACTGTCAATACCAGCCAAGCGTTCCACGAAAAAAGCGTGA